One window from the genome of Pseudanabaena yagii GIHE-NHR1 encodes:
- the secE gene encoding preprotein translocase subunit SecE: MTKNEVKEQPKETSKATSENSDNANVTNFFAETKAEFGKIVWPTRQQLISESASVLLMIVAVATFVYLIDALFRAIALQVFQ; the protein is encoded by the coding sequence ATGACTAAAAACGAAGTAAAAGAGCAACCTAAGGAAACGTCAAAAGCAACATCAGAGAATTCTGATAATGCTAATGTGACTAACTTTTTTGCAGAGACTAAGGCTGAATTTGGCAAGATTGTTTGGCCGACCCGTCAACAATTAATTAGTGAATCTGCATCTGTGCTTTTGATGATCGTTGCGGTTGCAACTTTTGTGTATTTAATTGATGCTTTGTTTAGAGCGATCGCATTGCAGGTGTTTCAATAA
- the rplS gene encoding 50S ribosomal protein L19 has product MNAVEIIRSIEAEYIKTDLPQLYVGDTVKVGVRIKEGGKERTQPYEGVIISRRGSGINSVITVRRVFQGVGVERAFLLHSPQVESIKVIRRGKVRRAKLYYLRDLVGKATRLKQRFDRPL; this is encoded by the coding sequence ATGAACGCTGTTGAAATCATACGCTCAATTGAAGCGGAATACATCAAAACAGATCTCCCTCAGCTTTATGTGGGAGACACTGTGAAGGTTGGAGTAAGGATCAAAGAGGGCGGCAAAGAACGTACTCAGCCTTACGAAGGCGTGATTATCTCAAGACGTGGTTCTGGCATTAACTCTGTCATTACCGTTCGTCGTGTATTTCAAGGAGTAGGAGTTGAGCGAGCCTTCTTGCTACATTCTCCACAAGTTGAAAGCATTAAAGTAATCCGTCGTGGCAAAGTGCGTCGTGCTAAGCTCTACTACTTACGCGACCTCGTTGGTAAAGCAACTCGTCTTAAACAAAGATTTGATCGTCCACTATAG
- a CDS encoding tRNA (5-methylaminomethyl-2-thiouridine)(34)-methyltransferase MnmD yields the protein MDKLSLFPTEDGSITFWSETFQETFHSSHGAKHEAEAKFVIPAKIAEKAQTQTKLNILDVCYGLGYNSAAAIACISDLKQSNQTPIANIHIIALENNLEVPQKAIATGLVNIWQPAIAQVLITAAATQIVETEDLTLQLLIGDARQTISQVPHKWADAIFLDPFSPPHCPQLWTVEFIQLLANCLKPDGYLVTYSSSAAVRTAMLMAGLQVGAIAPIGRKSPSTIAAFAPTALPPISDTEAAFLKTRAAIPYRDRTLQSTASEIIERRKSEQSTSDLPASSSLRKTQSSK from the coding sequence ATGGATAAACTTTCCCTTTTCCCAACCGAAGATGGTTCCATTACCTTCTGGTCAGAAACCTTTCAAGAAACCTTTCATAGCTCTCATGGCGCAAAGCACGAAGCTGAAGCAAAATTTGTGATTCCTGCCAAGATTGCTGAAAAAGCCCAAACTCAAACTAAACTCAACATTCTCGATGTTTGCTATGGCTTAGGTTACAACTCGGCAGCCGCGATCGCCTGCATCTCTGATTTAAAACAATCCAATCAAACTCCCATCGCCAATATCCACATCATTGCACTGGAAAATAATCTCGAAGTCCCACAAAAAGCGATCGCCACAGGATTAGTAAATATCTGGCAACCAGCGATCGCCCAAGTCCTTATAACTGCTGCGGCAACTCAAATTGTCGAAACTGAAGATTTAACCTTACAACTACTCATTGGTGATGCCCGTCAAACCATTAGCCAAGTCCCTCACAAATGGGCAGATGCCATCTTTCTCGATCCCTTCTCGCCGCCCCATTGTCCCCAACTCTGGACGGTCGAGTTTATCCAACTTTTAGCCAACTGCCTCAAACCCGATGGCTATCTTGTCACATACTCCTCATCCGCCGCCGTTCGTACTGCCATGCTAATGGCTGGCTTACAAGTTGGTGCGATCGCCCCCATCGGACGCAAATCTCCCAGTACGATCGCCGCCTTTGCCCCCACAGCGCTACCGCCCATCTCCGATACCGAAGCCGCTTTTCTCAAGACTCGTGCTGCCATCCCCTATCGCGATCGCACTTTACAAAGCACAGCTTCAGAAATTATTGAAAGGCGTAAATCTGAACAAAGTACAAGCGACCTTCCCGCAAGCTCTAGCCTCCGTAAGACACAGTCATCAAAATAA
- a CDS encoding type II toxin-antitoxin system VapC family toxin, whose translation MIVLDTHIWIWWVHGDSKLSQTAAAAIQSQESSAIGVSVISCWEIAKLVEYNRLTLPCELAEWFEKALSYPAIQLLDLTPQISIVSTQLVGFHRDPADQIITATAKVLGCPLVTADTKILNYSGIATIA comes from the coding sequence ATGATTGTGTTAGATACGCATATTTGGATTTGGTGGGTACATGGAGACTCCAAGCTTAGTCAAACTGCGGCGGCAGCTATTCAGAGTCAAGAGTCTTCAGCGATCGGGGTTAGTGTTATATCCTGCTGGGAGATTGCCAAGTTGGTTGAGTATAATCGCTTGACTCTTCCCTGTGAGCTTGCGGAATGGTTTGAAAAGGCTCTGTCTTATCCAGCGATTCAATTATTAGATCTCACACCGCAGATTTCTATTGTTTCAACTCAGTTAGTTGGATTTCATCGAGATCCTGCGGATCAAATTATCACTGCAACGGCTAAGGTTTTAGGATGTCCGTTGGTTACTGCGGATACAAAGATCTTGAATTATTCGGGGATAGCAACAATTGCATGA
- a CDS encoding CHAT domain-containing protein yields the protein MAMNLDSRKGGVKASRFYGLMFVALTGILGMVSPPDLGLMTVQAQTTQDRKAEADRLLNQGNQQYQISQFEQAFQSYQQALNIYREIKFRQGELWALGSTGIVYQALGKYDKAIEFLEQTLAIAREIKDRLGEGQSLGNLGLAYRNLGKYDKAIEFHLQSIEIAREIKDRSGEGNALGNLGLAYYSLGKYDKAIEFQLQRLAIAREIKYRSGEMYGLHSLGYAYRSLDRDREAMISFQQALTIAREIGDRSIEGYALANLGNVLSKAKRSELAILFYKQSINIREAIRKDISKLDKDIQKSYLATVEDTYRNLADLLLKQDRILEAQQVLDLLKVEELNEYLRTPTRSSQTEQGTELRNQEKQFIALALELDELQKRKLANNITAAEQERLNKLVKSEQEQQNQFIAFLDSDPVQKLVEELRLKERQQNVDITNNFQNLRTDILSKYPNAVLLYPLILEDRLELILVTAKTTPIRRTINIKREKLNQEIADFLAGLRDSGSEDVKQPAQQLHTWLIKPFETELAELKIDTIIYAPDGQLRYIPLTALNDGKQWLVEKYRVNNITAASLTKFNKPPIATPKIFAGAFGNVKQQGFSGLPATLTEVKKIAERFPNTSTFVETAFTKEITTTNSNSYTILHLATHGKLAIGDPKNSFIIFGDGEKATISDIRKWALTNVDLVVLSACQSGLGGKLGSGVEILGLGYQMQAAGARVAIASLWLVNDEGTQALMTAFYSELQKGNVTVTEALRRAQVALIKSPKYNHPNYWSAFFAIGNGL from the coding sequence ATGGCTATGAATCTAGATTCTCGCAAAGGTGGTGTTAAGGCTTCTCGGTTTTATGGGTTGATGTTTGTGGCTTTGACTGGGATTTTGGGTATGGTGTCGCCGCCCGATTTAGGTTTGATGACGGTTCAGGCGCAAACTACTCAAGACCGCAAAGCAGAAGCAGATCGGCTACTTAATCAAGGAAATCAGCAATATCAAATTAGCCAGTTTGAGCAAGCATTTCAGTCATATCAACAAGCACTGAATATCTATCGCGAAATTAAATTTAGACAAGGAGAACTGTGGGCATTAGGAAGTACAGGAATCGTTTACCAAGCTCTCGGCAAATATGACAAAGCGATCGAGTTCCTAGAACAAACCCTAGCGATCGCGCGGGAAATCAAAGACCGTCTCGGCGAGGGACAGTCGCTGGGAAATCTGGGACTCGCTTACCGAAACCTCGGCAAATATGACAAAGCGATCGAGTTCCATCTGCAAAGCATAGAAATCGCGCGGGAAATCAAAGACCGTAGCGGTGAGGGAAATGCGCTGGGAAATCTGGGACTCGCTTACTATTCGCTCGGCAAATATGACAAAGCGATCGAGTTCCAACTGCAAAGATTAGCGATCGCGCGGGAAATCAAATACCGTAGTGGCGAAATGTATGGTTTGCATAGTTTAGGTTATGCCTATAGATCGCTAGATCGAGATCGCGAAGCAATGATTTCTTTTCAACAGGCATTGACCATTGCTAGAGAGATTGGAGATCGAAGTATCGAAGGTTATGCACTCGCAAATCTAGGAAATGTACTCTCCAAAGCAAAACGCTCCGAACTTGCGATTCTCTTTTACAAACAATCGATCAACATCCGCGAAGCGATCCGCAAAGACATCAGCAAACTCGATAAAGACATCCAAAAATCCTATTTAGCAACTGTCGAAGATACCTATCGCAACCTCGCCGATCTCCTACTCAAACAAGACCGTATCCTCGAAGCCCAACAAGTCCTCGACCTGCTCAAAGTCGAAGAACTCAACGAATATCTCCGCACCCCCACTCGCAGCAGCCAAACCGAGCAAGGAACCGAACTGCGAAATCAAGAAAAACAATTTATCGCTCTTGCCCTCGAACTCGACGAACTGCAAAAGCGCAAACTCGCCAATAACATCACCGCCGCCGAACAAGAAAGGCTGAATAAACTCGTCAAATCCGAACAAGAGCAACAAAATCAATTCATCGCCTTTCTCGATAGTGATCCTGTTCAAAAACTGGTCGAAGAACTGCGCCTCAAGGAAAGACAACAAAACGTCGATATTACCAACAACTTTCAAAATCTCCGCACCGATATTCTCAGCAAATATCCCAATGCCGTTCTCCTCTATCCCCTCATCCTCGAAGATCGCCTCGAACTAATTCTAGTTACCGCCAAAACCACCCCGATCCGCCGCACCATCAACATCAAACGCGAAAAACTCAATCAAGAAATTGCCGATTTTCTAGCAGGACTCAGAGACTCAGGCTCTGAAGATGTCAAACAACCTGCTCAGCAATTACATACATGGCTAATCAAACCCTTTGAAACAGAACTAGCCGAACTAAAAATCGACACGATCATCTACGCCCCCGATGGACAGTTGCGCTATATTCCTCTCACGGCTCTCAATGACGGCAAACAATGGCTAGTTGAAAAATATCGCGTCAATAACATCACCGCCGCATCTCTGACTAAGTTCAATAAGCCACCGATCGCTACACCCAAGATCTTTGCAGGAGCATTTGGCAACGTCAAGCAGCAAGGATTTTCAGGATTGCCCGCCACTCTAACAGAAGTCAAAAAAATCGCTGAACGCTTTCCCAATACCAGCACCTTTGTCGAAACAGCCTTCACCAAAGAAATAACTACCACCAACTCCAATTCCTACACCATTCTCCATCTCGCCACCCACGGCAAACTCGCAATTGGCGACCCAAAAAATTCCTTCATAATCTTTGGTGATGGCGAAAAAGCGACAATTTCTGATATTCGCAAATGGGCTTTAACCAATGTGGACTTAGTGGTATTGAGCGCCTGTCAGTCTGGACTAGGAGGCAAGCTAGGTTCAGGTGTCGAGATCTTGGGATTGGGCTATCAGATGCAAGCCGCAGGTGCGAGGGTAGCGATCGCATCGCTCTGGTTAGTCAATGATGAGGGTACACAAGCATTGATGACTGCTTTTTATAGTGAACTGCAAAAAGGCAATGTCACGGTTACGGAAGCTTTACGCAGAGCGCAAGTTGCTCTGATTAAATCGCCGAAATATAATCATCCTAATTATTGGTCAGCATTCTTTGCGATCGGTAATGGTTTGTAA
- a CDS encoding CHAT domain-containing protein, translating to MNKGLSIVIATLLVSLPIQAQISEFAQAQSAQDRKSEADRLLDLGNQQYNKSYYQESIQSYQSALEIYRTLKDSNNEGSTLNNLGNVYYSLGQYQKALDFYQQSLAILQQTGDRQGEGTALNNLGEAYRMLGQFQKAIDLYQQSLVIKKQIGDRKGEGTSLGNLGNAYNSLGQHQKAIEFFQQSLAIKKQIGDRDGEGSSLNNLGLAAYTLGQYQQASDFFQQSLAIARQTGDLDSQGYSLIGLGNVYNSIGQYQQASVFFQQALTIFHQTGDRNGEGNSLNNLGLVSSNQGQYEQAIAFYQKSLGIFRQIGDRNGQGIALNNLGAIFNKLKQPELAILFYKQSVNVRESIRKDIRGLGKEEQKSYLDTIAGSYRNLADLLLRQDRILEAQQVLDLLKVQELSDYLQNVRGNSQTAQGIDLQNPEQNLIALANELNILQRKDREGKLNETEQQRLTQLVQLERDQNKQFNAFLNSPEVQKLITELRRTEQQQNINLANYRKLQKDVLTQMPNAVMLYPMILGDRLELVLINAKTPPLHRTVKISRELLNQEISNFLSGLRDASADDVKEPAQKFYGWLIKPFETELEQLKIDTIIYAPDGQLRYIPLSALYDGRQWVAEKYRVNNITAESLTSFIPKPLAQPKIFAGAFGGQAGDRKRAGFEGLPATITEVQKIASRFPNTTTLTEDAFSKTATETRANSHTILHLATHGELSVGTPEDSFILFGNGDKATISEIKEWSLSNVDLVVLSACQTGIGKKLGNGVEILGLGYQMQSAGARVAIASLWKVDDAGTQALMEAFYGELKKGDVPVAEALRKAQVTLIHSAKYKHPNYWSAFFAIGNGL from the coding sequence ATGAATAAGGGTTTAAGTATTGTAATTGCGACGTTATTAGTTAGTTTACCCATACAGGCGCAGATCAGCGAGTTTGCCCAAGCCCAATCAGCACAAGATCGGAAATCAGAAGCCGACAGATTGCTGGACTTAGGCAATCAGCAATATAACAAGAGCTACTATCAAGAATCCATTCAGTCATACCAATCCGCCTTAGAAATATACCGCACTCTCAAAGATAGTAATAACGAAGGTAGCACCCTTAATAACTTGGGCAATGTCTATTACAGCCTCGGACAATATCAAAAAGCACTGGATTTTTATCAGCAGTCCTTAGCCATCTTGCAACAAACTGGCGATCGCCAAGGTGAAGGAACGGCTCTCAATAATCTCGGTGAAGCCTACAGAATGCTCGGACAATTTCAGAAAGCGATAGACCTTTACCAGCAGTCTTTAGTTATCAAAAAGCAAATTGGCGATCGCAAAGGTGAAGGAACCTCACTGGGTAATTTGGGGAATGCCTATAACAGTCTGGGACAGCATCAAAAAGCAATCGAATTTTTTCAGCAGTCTTTAGCAATCAAAAAGCAAATTGGCGATCGCGATGGTGAAGGAAGTTCGCTCAATAATCTCGGACTTGCAGCTTACACATTGGGACAGTACCAACAAGCTAGCGACTTTTTCCAGCAGTCCTTAGCAATAGCCAGACAAACAGGCGATCTAGATAGTCAAGGCTATTCTCTGATTGGATTGGGCAATGTTTACAACAGTATCGGGCAGTACCAACAAGCTAGCGTATTTTTTCAACAGGCTTTGACTATCTTTCATCAAACAGGCGATCGCAATGGTGAAGGTAACTCGCTCAATAATCTGGGACTTGTATCTAGCAATCAAGGACAATATGAGCAAGCAATTGCTTTTTACCAAAAGTCCTTAGGTATCTTTCGGCAAATTGGCGATCGCAATGGACAAGGAATTGCACTCAATAATTTGGGCGCAATATTCAACAAACTCAAACAGCCCGAACTTGCCATTCTCTTTTACAAGCAATCGGTGAATGTGAGGGAATCCATTCGCAAAGATATTCGTGGACTTGGGAAGGAAGAACAAAAATCCTATTTAGATACGATTGCAGGTTCCTATCGCAACCTTGCTGATTTGCTCTTACGACAAGACCGCATCCTCGAAGCTCAGCAAGTTCTCGACTTACTGAAAGTTCAAGAACTTAGTGATTACCTTCAGAATGTGCGGGGTAACTCTCAAACCGCCCAAGGGATTGATCTCCAAAATCCCGAACAAAATCTCATCGCTCTTGCTAATGAGTTGAATATCCTGCAAAGAAAAGATCGGGAAGGTAAACTCAATGAGACTGAGCAGCAACGCCTTACTCAACTTGTACAATTGGAACGCGATCAAAACAAACAATTTAATGCCTTTCTAAATAGTCCCGAAGTACAAAAACTGATTACGGAACTACGCCGTACCGAGCAACAACAAAATATTAATCTCGCCAATTATCGCAAGCTCCAAAAAGATGTACTCACGCAAATGCCTAATGCTGTGATGCTCTATCCCATGATCCTTGGCGATCGCCTTGAGTTAGTCCTGATCAATGCCAAGACTCCACCACTGCACCGCACGGTCAAAATCAGTCGGGAATTGCTCAACCAAGAGATTAGCAATTTTTTGTCTGGACTGAGAGATGCTAGTGCCGATGACGTTAAAGAGCCAGCCCAAAAGTTTTATGGATGGCTGATCAAGCCCTTTGAGACAGAATTAGAACAACTCAAAATCGATACGATTATCTATGCTCCCGATGGGCAATTGCGCTATATTCCCCTGTCGGCTCTCTATGATGGTAGACAATGGGTAGCCGAGAAATATCGAGTTAATAACATTACCGCAGAATCTCTGACTTCCTTTATCCCCAAACCTCTTGCTCAACCGAAAATCTTCGCTGGCGCATTTGGTGGACAAGCTGGCGATCGCAAGAGGGCAGGATTTGAGGGACTACCCGCCACGATTACTGAGGTGCAAAAAATCGCTAGCCGTTTCCCAAATACAACTACGCTTACGGAAGATGCGTTTAGCAAAACCGCTACGGAAACTAGAGCCAACTCCCATACAATCCTCCATTTAGCCACACATGGCGAGCTATCGGTAGGCACACCTGAGGATTCTTTTATTCTCTTTGGCAATGGCGACAAGGCTACTATTAGCGAAATTAAGGAATGGTCACTGAGTAATGTTGATTTGGTGGTTCTCAGTGCTTGTCAAACTGGAATCGGTAAAAAGTTAGGGAATGGTGTAGAGATTCTCGGCTTGGGCTATCAGATGCAATCGGCAGGTGCGAGAGTGGCGATCGCTTCACTCTGGAAGGTTGATGATGCGGGGACGCAGGCTTTAATGGAAGCATTTTATGGTGAACTCAAAAAAGGCGATGTTCCTGTGGCTGAGGCATTACGCAAAGCACAGGTTACTCTCATTCACTCTGCAAAATATAAACATCCTAATTATTGGTCGGCATTTTTTGCGATCGGGAATGGGTTGTAG
- a CDS encoding DUF4351 domain-containing protein translates to MALAHQLANRVGQGDRERMIEFIETVLLYKFPKMSREEVEAMFTLGDLKKTRVYREAKLEGKLEGKLEGKLEGKLEGKLEGEKIGTQRGQVLGLRQFAVKLLTRKFGKVALKTVKRLDKLSAEQLEELAEAVLDFEKVADLEAWLASKKEKSIVR, encoded by the coding sequence ATCGCCTTAGCACATCAGTTGGCTAATCGCGTGGGGCAAGGCGATCGCGAGAGGATGATAGAATTTATTGAGACAGTTTTGCTGTACAAGTTTCCCAAAATGAGTCGAGAGGAGGTTGAAGCGATGTTTACGTTAGGTGATCTCAAGAAAACAAGGGTTTATCGTGAAGCAAAGCTTGAGGGCAAGCTTGAGGGTAAACTTGAAGGCAAGCTTGAGGGCAAACTTGAGGGCAAGCTTGAGGGTGAAAAGATTGGGACGCAGCGCGGTCAGGTTTTGGGGCTAAGGCAGTTTGCTGTAAAGTTGTTGACGCGGAAGTTTGGTAAGGTGGCGCTGAAGACGGTTAAGCGTCTAGACAAGCTATCGGCTGAGCAGTTGGAGGAGTTGGCGGAGGCGGTGTTGGATTTTGAGAAGGTGGCGGATTTGGAGGCGTGGTTGGCAAGTAAAAAGGAAAAATCCATCGTTAGGTAG
- a CDS encoding tetratricopeptide repeat protein, with product MNKVVGIAMLTFLACGQVQIMMSESIQSQTTQDLKAEAYRLLQQGIQQYQISQFESAFQSWRQALTIYREIKDRFGEGNALGNLGVAYRSLGKYDKAIEYQLQSLAIARELKDRLGEGNALGNLGNAYLSLGKYDKAIEFYLQDLAIARELKDRLGEGQSLGNLGNAYRNLGKYDKAIEYQLQRLMIARELKDRLGEGQALGNLGNAYYFLGKYDKAIDYLQQVLAITRETKDRLGEGQSLGNLGNAYRDLGKYDKAIEYQLQHLEIAREIKDRLGERTSIGNLGLAYYFLGKYEKAIEFHLQSLAIARELEDRSGEMIGLNNLAVAYEKLNRYREAMISYQQALTIAIEIGDRNVKGYALANLGDLLSKAKRPELAILFYKQSINVREAIRKDIKKLDKSIQKSYLSTVEDTYRSLADLLLKQDRIMEALQILDLLKVQELEDYFKNIKGSDRSAQGVKPLAPEQSLSDKLLAVSLDNSQEINTQLANQIQQLPKSEINQVPQYLNQIPQGNVLLYPFILGDRLELILFAPNTLPIHRTVVIKQDELTALITELRSVLPDQYSEDFREPSQKLYKLLIKPIESELINNKTTTIRYAPDGILRYIPLAALYDGKQWLVEKYRISNLIAYSLSDFSPQPQIEPSILAGAFGGKAGERKFGQEPLPATIAEVRMIAKTLPNSNTLEENAFSRQATERDLKQHSILHLATHAEFNTGSPDNSRIFFGNGDILKLREISDLSLQNINLIVLSACQTGLAGYSDGIEILGFGYQVQKAGAKQAIASLWSVNDEGTQALMEAFYSELKKGDVTPTEALHRAQVALIKSANYSHPSYWSAFFAIGNGL from the coding sequence ATGAATAAGGTTGTTGGTATTGCGATGTTGACTTTTTTGGCTTGTGGGCAAGTGCAGATAATGATGAGCGAAAGCATCCAATCCCAAACAACACAAGACCTCAAAGCAGAAGCATATCGACTTTTACAACAAGGAATTCAGCAATATCAAATCAGCCAGTTTGAGTCAGCATTTCAGTCATGGCGGCAAGCTTTAACAATCTATCGGGAAATCAAAGACCGCTTCGGTGAGGGAAATGCACTGGGAAATCTGGGAGTTGCTTACCGTTCCCTCGGTAAATATGACAAAGCGATCGAGTACCAACTGCAAAGCTTAGCGATCGCGCGGGAACTCAAAGACCGTCTCGGTGAGGGAAATGCGCTGGGAAATCTGGGAAACGCTTACCTTTCCCTTGGCAAATATGACAAAGCGATCGAGTTCTATCTGCAAGACTTAGCAATTGCACGGGAACTCAAAGACCGTCTCGGCGAGGGACAGTCACTGGGGAATTTGGGAAATGCTTACCGAAACCTCGGTAAATATGACAAAGCGATAGAGTACCAATTGCAAAGGTTAATGATTGCGCGGGAACTCAAAGACCGTCTCGGTGAGGGACAGGCGCTGGGAAATCTTGGAAATGCTTACTATTTCCTCGGCAAATATGACAAAGCGATCGATTACCTACAGCAAGTCTTAGCGATCACGCGGGAAACTAAAGATCGTCTCGGTGAGGGACAGTCATTGGGAAATTTGGGAAATGCTTACCGAGACCTTGGCAAATATGATAAAGCGATAGAGTACCAACTACAACACTTAGAGATAGCACGGGAAATCAAAGACCGTCTCGGTGAAAGAACGTCTATAGGAAATCTGGGACTCGCATACTATTTTCTTGGCAAGTATGAAAAAGCGATCGAGTTCCATTTGCAAAGTTTAGCAATCGCGCGGGAACTTGAAGACCGAAGCGGCGAAATGATTGGTCTGAATAATTTAGCCGTTGCCTACGAAAAACTAAATCGATATCGAGAAGCAATGATTTCTTATCAGCAAGCTTTGACCATTGCTATAGAAATTGGAGATCGAAATGTCAAAGGTTATGCTCTCGCCAATCTAGGAGATTTACTCTCCAAAGCAAAACGCCCCGAACTGGCGATTCTCTTTTACAAACAATCGATCAACGTCCGCGAAGCGATCCGCAAAGACATCAAAAAACTTGATAAAAGCATCCAAAAATCCTATCTTTCCACTGTCGAAGATACCTATCGCAGTCTCGCTGACCTCCTCCTCAAACAAGACCGCATCATGGAGGCGCTACAAATCCTCGACCTTCTCAAAGTCCAAGAACTCGAAGACTATTTCAAAAATATTAAAGGTAGTGATCGCTCAGCACAGGGGGTGAAACCTTTAGCACCAGAGCAATCCCTCAGCGATAAGCTTTTAGCTGTTAGCTTGGATAATAGCCAAGAAATCAATACTCAACTTGCAAATCAAATTCAACAACTTCCTAAATCCGAAATTAACCAAGTTCCTCAATATCTCAACCAAATCCCACAGGGCAACGTCCTACTCTATCCCTTCATCTTAGGCGACAGACTAGAACTCATTCTCTTTGCACCCAATACATTACCAATTCATCGCACAGTTGTTATCAAACAAGATGAGCTAACTGCTTTAATTACAGAACTCCGCTCAGTACTGCCAGATCAATATTCGGAAGACTTTAGAGAACCATCGCAGAAACTCTATAAATTGCTGATTAAACCCATTGAAAGCGAACTTATCAATAATAAAACCACCACTATTCGTTATGCTCCTGATGGTATTTTGCGATATATCCCCCTTGCTGCCCTCTATGACGGTAAACAATGGCTAGTAGAGAAATATCGGATTAGTAATCTCATCGCCTATAGCCTTAGTGATTTTAGTCCTCAGCCCCAAATAGAGCCAAGCATTCTCGCGGGAGCCTTTGGTGGTAAAGCAGGCGAGAGAAAATTTGGACAGGAACCATTACCTGCGACAATTGCCGAAGTTCGTATGATTGCTAAAACATTACCAAACTCCAACACCCTCGAAGAAAATGCCTTTAGTCGTCAAGCCACAGAAAGAGACTTAAAACAGCACAGCATCCTCCACCTTGCGACCCATGCCGAATTTAATACAGGTAGTCCCGACAACTCACGGATCTTCTTTGGTAATGGCGATATCCTCAAGTTGCGCGAAATCTCTGACCTATCCCTGCAAAATATTAACCTAATCGTATTGAGTGCCTGCCAAACAGGTTTAGCGGGATATAGTGATGGGATCGAAATTTTGGGTTTTGGTTATCAAGTCCAAAAGGCAGGTGCAAAACAGGCGATCGCTTCTCTCTGGTCTGTCAATGATGAAGGTACTCAAGCATTAATGGAAGCATTTTATAGTGAACTCAAAAAAGGCGATGTTACACCTACCGAGGCATTACATAGAGCGCAAGTTGCGCTGATTAAATCAGCAAACTATAGTCACCCTAGCTACTGGTCAGCTTTTTTTGCGATCGGTAATGGTTTGTAA